A stretch of Pelecanus crispus isolate bPelCri1 chromosome 3, bPelCri1.pri, whole genome shotgun sequence DNA encodes these proteins:
- the LOC142593202 gene encoding uncharacterized protein LOC142593202 produces MVPASLQPSSLLLLCAWDVQAEIEAKELLLHQAVNHQAKLEADKQLFQGKEASLQGRLNHTMKENTRLQNKVMEMAEKLAASEKLVLELQKELSCVVKDKLGQVEPHSPELLNKSEHFAEIVLEYERQCQVLWDENGVLRKELEWLRLQLQKSRAERGLPAGGCCSPSPLVPTSVCTETSLSIEQLQEQLRDLKVQLETKINDYEEEIELMRNNTEREKKDSEESFNAEMHKMEEQKRDLEETVAKYWAATDSLKEQKYMWSLELEERFEMEQARVGLRHTEGIYHPGQQLDQEGEEQRTQCRDRESLRSGTILFLGLSRGLGVVSPACTRHTPPLSPGFPPASSLLCIPLLPLVRSRVPFGNMQVEDFARGELCQLLEKNSVLKSQLGRLQQELQLAKEKSTEHDEPNPDVWLPEMGPFSQGLWFAALWPEADRIPLLDRKHVNELGREKVEELAEIAELTALSEKSKGEVSHLNVKVCQLGCELSEHKASHSAGPGTVQLRSQRLVEAEWLRGADTAARLEHHQQHAACWVEMELLQQQLKASQEKLLEAKASLSLAQTQHALQLQQAKAQMNNMVPKKQFEQLQTSLREEQCKAQQLQENLHRQAEQICRQLVKTQEEHERLLQAAVEQAEGLEHNLRSAKAVLAERVAQLKDAQAQLSRNKLVIEDLREENRGFAMALQAAELKQKNTEEKNQLLEEQASALKQLIGKITPASLSG; encoded by the exons ATGGTCCCAGCATCCCTCCAACCAAGCTCTCTTCTCCTGCTTTGTGCATG ggatgTTCAGGCAGAAATAGAAGCAAAAGAGCTGCTTTTGCACCAAGCAGTCAATCACCAAGCGAAGCTGGAGGCTGATAAACAGCTCTTCCAGGGGAAAGAGGCCAGCCTGCAAGGGAGACTGAACCACACGATGAAG GAAAACACACGGCTACAAAACAAGGTCATGGAGATGGCTGAGAAACTGGCAGCCTCTGAGAAGCTGGTGTTGGAGCTGCAGAAGGAACTCAGCTGTGTTGTGAAGGACAAG CTGGGCCAGGTGGAGCCCCACAGCCCAGAGCTCCTGAACAAGAGCGAGCACTTTGCCGAGATTGTCCTGGAGTATGAGCGGCAGTGCCAG GTGTTGTGGGATGAGAATGGAGTGCTGCGGAAGGAGCTGGAATGGCTGCGTCTCCAGCTACAGAAGAGCAGGGCTGAGAGAGGGCTGCCAGCAGGAG ggtgctgctctcccagccctcTGGTTCCCACTTCTGTGTGCACAGAGACATCGCTCTCAATAGAGCAGCTCCAAGAGCAGTTGCGGGACCTGAAGGTGCAGCTGGAAACCAAG ATAAACGATTATGAGGAAGAAATTGAGTTAATGAGGAACAACactgagagagagaagaaagacaGTGAGGAAAGCTTCAACGCTGAGATGCACAAgatggaagaacagaaaagagacCTGGAAGAAACAGTTGCAAAGTACTGGGCTGCAACTGATAGcctgaaagagcaaaaatatATGTGgagcctggagctggaggagaggttTGAGATGGAGCAGGCCAGGGTAGGACTACGGCACACTGAAGGCATTTACCAtccagggcagcagctggaccaggagggagaagagcagaggaCGCAGTGCAGGGACAGAGAGAGCCTGAGGTCTGGCACCATTCTCTTTCTGGGGCTAAGCAGGGGACTAGGGGTTGTATCCCCTGCTTGTACTAGA cacaCCCCACCACTGTCCCCCGgctttcctcctgcctcttccctgctgtGCATCCCTTTACTGCCTCTTGTCAGGAGCAGAGTCCCCTTCGGCAATATGCAAGTGGAAGATTTTGCTAG GGGagagctgtgccagctgctggagaagaaCAGCGTGCTGAAAAGTCAACTTGGGAGactccagcaggagctgcagctagCAAAAGAGAAGAGCACCGAACACGATGA GCCAAATCCAGATGTGTGGCTCCCTGAAATGGGGCCCTTCTCTCAGGGGCTGTGGTTTGCTGCTCTCTGGCCTGAAGCTGATCGTATCCCTCTCCTGGACAGGAAACATGTGAACGAGTTGGGCAGAGAGAAGGTGGAGGAGCTGGCTGAAATAGCAGAGTTAACAGCATTG AGTGAGAAGAGCAAGGGGGAGGTCTCCCACCTGAATGTCAAGGTGTGTCAGCTGGGCTGTGAACTCAGTGAGCACAAGGCCAGTCACAGTGCTGGCCCTGGCACTGTCCAGCTGCGGAGCCAGAGGCTTGTGGAGGCTGAGTGGCTACGAGGAGCAGATACGGCTGCAAGGCTGGAGCACCACCAGCAGCATGCAGCATGTTGGGTGGAGATGGAGCTGCTCCAACAGCAGCTCAAGGCCTCGCAGGAGAAG CTCTTAGAAGCCAAAGCAAGCCTGAGCCTGGCCCAGACTCAGCACGCTCTGCAGTTGCAGCAGGCCAAGGCCCAGATGAACAACATGGTGCCAAAGAAACAGTTTGAGCAGCTGCAAACCAGCTTGAGAGAGGAACAGTGCAAGGCTCAGCAGCTCCAGGAAAATCTCCACCGGCAGGCTGAGCAGATATGCAGGCAGCTGGTCAAGACCCAG GAGGAACACGAGcgtctgctgcaggcagctgtggagcaggcagaggggctaGAGCACAATCTGAGGAGTGCcaaagctgtgctggcagagagGGTGGCTCAGCTCAAAGACGCCCAG GCCCAACTCTCCAGGAACAAACTGGTGATCGAAGACCTTCGTGAGGAGAACAGGGGGTTTGCAATGGCCCTGCAGGCGGCTGAGCTGAAGCAGAAGAACACTGAGGAGAAGAACCAGCTGTTGGAGGAGCAAGCCTCAGCTCTGAAGCAACTCATCGGAAAAATCACACCTGCATCTCTGAGTGGGTGA
- the GINS1 gene encoding DNA replication complex GINS protein PSF1 isoform X3: protein MAGERAVGLVRELHRAAGGHLPPFRVEWFNRYKKSLATYMRSVGGEEGLDLTQDIKPPKSLYIEVRCLRDYGEFEIDDGTTVLLKKNSQHFLPRWKCEQLIRQGVLEHILS, encoded by the exons atGGCGGGGGAGCGGGCAGTGGGGCTGGTGCGGGAGCTGCACCGCGCCGCCGGCGGGCACCTGCCGCCCTTCCGT GTGGAGTGGTTCAATCGGTACAAAAAGTCTCTGGCTACCTACATGAGGTCagtaggaggagaggaagggctGGACCTTACACAGGACATAAAACCTCCTAAAAGCCTGTACATTGAA GTGCGGTGTTTAAGAGACTATGGAGAATTTGAGATTGATGATGGTACCACTGTCCTGTTGAAGAAGAATAGCCAG cACTTCTTACCCCGCTGGAAATGCGAGCAGTTAATCAGACAAGGAGTCCTTGAGCACATTCTGTCATAA
- the LOC142593203 gene encoding uncharacterized protein LOC142593203 yields the protein MAPPPPPRTEKPRRCACAGVWAARRARQDVRGVRMRGGKWAGRAHARRREPENNEAESDKALVNVTPERQRRVLREAVRFSGQAAWASISSPALVAALDLPSLNLSLPSEPWKNLEEIVERLSSSTEEQVSLAELPAGLDNTLMVPRSRLQHAAVTSYGYKLQCLRIQVRQIAGERDKVRLDLEKAERHCLQLRRELDEQYVALEHTQSKLK from the exons atggcgccgccgccgccgccgcgcaccgAGAAACCGCGCcgctgcgcatgcgcgggggTGTGGGCGGCAAGACGTGCGCGGCAAGACGTGCGCGGCGTGCGCATGCGCGGAGGGAAGTGGGCGGGGCGTGCGCATGCGCGGCGGCGGG AGCCTGAAAACAACGAGGCTGAAAGTGATAAAGCTCTTGTGAACGTGACACCAGAG cGTCAGAGGAGAGTGCTCAGGGAAGCAGTCCGCTTTTCTGGCCAAGCTGCGTGGGCCAGCATCTCTTCTCCAGCATTGGTAGCAGCGCTAGATTTGCCAAGCCTGAACTTGTCATTGCCATCTGAGCCCTGGAAGAACTTAGAGGAGATCGTCgag AGGCTGAGTAGCAGCACGGAGGAGCAGGTgagcctggcagagctgcctgcaggttTGGACAACACACTCATGGTCCCCAGGAGCAGGCTTCAGCATGCAGCCGTCACCTCCTACGGATACAAACTGCAGTGCCTCAG GATCCAGGTGAGGCAGATTGCTGGGGAGAGGGACAAGGTGAGGCTGGACTTGGAGAAAGCGGAGAGACACTGCCTGCAGCTTCGCAGGGAGTTGGACGAGCAGTACGTCGCTCTGGAGCACACCCAGAGCAAGCTCAAGTAG
- the GINS1 gene encoding DNA replication complex GINS protein PSF1 isoform X2, giving the protein MAGERAVGLVRELHRAAGGHLPPFRAEGLRQALEEMRSLYERNQADVSEAKSGRTDLIFLIRFRHCCLLRNQRCVLAYLYDRLLRIRALRWEYGSVLPNTIQFHMSAEEVRCLRDYGEFEIDDGTTVLLKKNSQHFLPRWKCEQLIRQGVLEHILS; this is encoded by the exons atGGCGGGGGAGCGGGCAGTGGGGCTGGTGCGGGAGCTGCACCGCGCCGCCGGCGGGCACCTGCCGCCCTTCCGT GCGGAGGGACTGCGGCAGGCTCTGGAGGAGATGCGGTCGCTGTACGAGCGAAACCAGGCGGACGT gtCCGAAGCGAAGTCGGGACGGACAGACCTGATTTTCCTCATCCGGTTTCggcactgctgcctgctccgAAACCAGCGCTGCGTTCTGGCCTACCT GTATGACCGGTTGCTGCGGATCCGAGCATTAAGGTGGGAATATGGCAGTGTCCTACCAAACACCATCCAGTTCCACATGTCAGCTGAGGAA GTGCGGTGTTTAAGAGACTATGGAGAATTTGAGATTGATGATGGTACCACTGTCCTGTTGAAGAAGAATAGCCAG cACTTCTTACCCCGCTGGAAATGCGAGCAGTTAATCAGACAAGGAGTCCTTGAGCACATTCTGTCATAA
- the GINS1 gene encoding DNA replication complex GINS protein PSF1 isoform X1, whose product MAGERAVGLVRELHRAAGGHLPPFRAEGLRQALEEMRSLYERNQADVSEAKSGRTDLIFLIRFRHCCLLRNQRCVLAYLYDRLLRIRALRWEYGSVLPNTIQFHMSAEEVEWFNRYKKSLATYMRSVGGEEGLDLTQDIKPPKSLYIEVRCLRDYGEFEIDDGTTVLLKKNSQHFLPRWKCEQLIRQGVLEHILS is encoded by the exons atGGCGGGGGAGCGGGCAGTGGGGCTGGTGCGGGAGCTGCACCGCGCCGCCGGCGGGCACCTGCCGCCCTTCCGT GCGGAGGGACTGCGGCAGGCTCTGGAGGAGATGCGGTCGCTGTACGAGCGAAACCAGGCGGACGT gtCCGAAGCGAAGTCGGGACGGACAGACCTGATTTTCCTCATCCGGTTTCggcactgctgcctgctccgAAACCAGCGCTGCGTTCTGGCCTACCT GTATGACCGGTTGCTGCGGATCCGAGCATTAAGGTGGGAATATGGCAGTGTCCTACCAAACACCATCCAGTTCCACATGTCAGCTGAGGAA GTGGAGTGGTTCAATCGGTACAAAAAGTCTCTGGCTACCTACATGAGGTCagtaggaggagaggaagggctGGACCTTACACAGGACATAAAACCTCCTAAAAGCCTGTACATTGAA GTGCGGTGTTTAAGAGACTATGGAGAATTTGAGATTGATGATGGTACCACTGTCCTGTTGAAGAAGAATAGCCAG cACTTCTTACCCCGCTGGAAATGCGAGCAGTTAATCAGACAAGGAGTCCTTGAGCACATTCTGTCATAA